The sequence TTGCCGTATGATCTCATATCAGCATGGTCTCTCATAAAATATACTGATAAGTAAGTGTAAATGTAGTAGGTAATTGTGGAAGTAATCACTAAAAATAAATACAACATCTCTCTACTCCCAATTGTTTTCTACGAATTTATTGAAACTTTGCTTAACATCACTTTGGTATGCTTTACCAATCGGCAACTCTTCCCCATTTTCAAGACGAAGTGTCTGGTTTTTAAAGAGTACTATATGGTTTAAGTTAACGAGATAAGAACGATGTACACGAACAAAATTCCGATTCGCTAGACGTGTCGTTAAGTGATCCATGGTCTCATAAAAATCAAAATATTCATCGTTATTGAAATGTACACGCATCACACGACGATAAATCTCGAAGTGAGATATGTCTTTAAATGGAATACGTCGTGATTCCGCCCCGAAATTACAATCAAAAAAATCACCCGATCGTTTATCAATTTGTGTCAGTGCTTGTCCTAATACGGTACGAAAACGAGTATCATCCGTATCCTGCTTTATAAGATAATTGAATGAACCCACATCAAAGGCATCAAAAACAAAATCTGATGATGAAGTAAGAAAAATAATCTGCGAATTATAACCCATCCTACGGATTTGCTTTGCAACCTCCACACCATTAATTTCATCCATAAAAACATCTAGAAAAATAATATCTGGTTCTTCATAATGATCCGTTAACTCAAAAATCAAATCCTCACCCCGAGAAAATGAGCTTAGCTCAACTTCCAATCCTCGCGACATCACATATCGCTTAATCAAATATCGATATTTCTCAATGACATCATTATCATCGTCACACAAGACAATACGTACCATACAAGAACCCCCTATTCATTGATTGTATTATAACATGTTGCGTAAAAAGATACACAATTCACTAGGTATACGGTTCATATTCACTATACTTTTACCAGAATTTCATACAAGTTTTATCATCACAAATCCTGCCAAAATTAAACACATATATTTCATAACACATGTGTTTAATTTTCATGTTAATGTGGTATTCTTTCCGAAGAAAGGATGAGGTTTATGAAAAAAAACAATCGAATCGTAGCCCTGTTCTTAATGTTTACTCTATTAATTGGATGTCAGGCTACCCACCAAACCCGAACACTCATCACAGATAAATCATCAATCAACCATCCATTCATCGTTACCTACGTTACGGGTAAATTTTCCGAATATGGATACTCTGTAAATCAAGATGAACAAATTAAAATCTACAAAGACAATGAAGAACAATGGACCTTCACCCAATCAGCTCCCGACAACACCGAAAGCATCATCACCGTAATGTGGGATGGTCAATCCGAGATAGCGGAAACAATTTTTGTGCAAGTAGCGAATAAAGTGGTGTATAAGAGATAGTATAAATCTCTATAATGATTTTAAAGTTTTACAATAAAAAGAGACGTCAATTTAAATTGATGTCTCTTTTTGTTTTAACTTATATATCTTTTGAATTTCAATTATTTGTTTAAATATATCTTCAAGTACATTTACCACTATACTGTTGCCTGCAAGTTTATTCAATTTTTCAACACCATAAAATTCTCTAGATCTGTTAAACATAAAATTATTATCAATCAAGTTTTGGTAGTCTTTCTCATCAAACCCCATTAACATAAAGCATTCCCTAGGTGTTAGATATCTAAAAGGAGTCTTTG is a genomic window of Erysipelothrix amsterdamensis containing:
- a CDS encoding LytR/AlgR family response regulator transcription factor, giving the protein MVRIVLCDDDNDVIEKYRYLIKRYVMSRGLEVELSSFSRGEDLIFELTDHYEEPDIIFLDVFMDEINGVEVAKQIRRMGYNSQIIFLTSSSDFVFDAFDVGSFNYLIKQDTDDTRFRTVLGQALTQIDKRSGDFFDCNFGAESRRIPFKDISHFEIYRRVMRVHFNNDEYFDFYETMDHLTTRLANRNFVRVHRSYLVNLNHIVLFKNQTLRLENGEELPIGKAYQSDVKQSFNKFVENNWE